Sequence from the Pirellulales bacterium genome:
GCCTGCCGTTCGGCGCTCGACTTCGGCCCGCGCAAGCGGAGCGCCGCAGCCAAACGCGAGGCCATGCCTGTGGCCGGCTTGGCGGCGGCGGTTTCTTCTTCGGCTGCTTCGGTCTCGTCGTCCGTGGCTTCTTCCGCGTCGTCGGCTTCCTCGGCTACGGGCTCCGGCTTCGCGGCCGATTTGGGATTGACGATCCGCACCGTCGAAGCGGCCTCCTCTTCCTCCTCGGCCTCGGCGGCGGGCGCTTCGGCGGGTTTCAGCCGAATCTTGCCGTTGTGCTTGATCGTCGGCGCACTGCTGCGGCGGCGCTCGTAAGCGTCGCGGGCCAGCATCAGCCCTCGGCTGACCTGTTTGACCGGTCGTCCCAGCACGATCGCTACCAGCCGGACGAGCACATAATCGGTGCACAGCAGCAGCCCGCCGATGATGGCGCTGATCACGAGCACGTAGGCCCCGGCCGTCGCGAGATGCGCGCGGAACCACGCCTCGAGTACGGCGCCCAAGTAGCCGCCGGCACCGATCACCGGGCCGGGGGACAGGCCCGGCAGCGACATCGCCGCGAGCGTCGCCAGGCCCGTCAGCGACAGGGTCCAGCCGACGAACCGCAGCCAGGGTTCGGCGATCGGTCGCCGGGCCAGCAGAATCGCGTCGAATGCGATCAGCGAGATGAGCAGGTAGTAGCCGCCGACGCCCAGAGCGGTGAACAGTGCGGTGGCCACGAGATGTCCCGCGCGCCCGCACAGATTGTGCACCTGGTCATGGGCCGGCAACACGAGCGTGCTCGGCGGATCGGCCGGGTCGTAAGTGACCAGGGCCAGCGCAAGAAAGATATTCCAGCCCAGCAGGGCCAGCGCGAGCAGATCGAGCTTGAGATTTCGCTGTTCGAGCATGTTGGCGTTTGGTCGAGGTCAGCGACCATGCACCCGGTGCTCTGGCGGCCTGCTCGGCGCCAGAGCGTCCATGCCCGAAGGCAAACCGTGTTGTCCTCGGATTGTTTCGGCGCGCCGCGACAGAAGATTTGAATGCGTCGCGCCGCGGCGCTGCAGGTTGCCCGAACGGGACAGCCTGGCCAGCGCGTGCGTTGTGCACATCCGGAACTTGCGGCCGCGGCGGCGGATTCGCTCCACCCCCGCGGCGCGCACGAGACGTGACCTCGCACAAGTTTACCCGCGCCCTGGCAGCGAGCGGGCAACGCCAGCGTGACAACGCGGCCTGCCGCGCGGTCTTCTTGCGCGGCAGTAACGACGGCGAAGAGTTTGCGGTGGGCGGCGCGACGGACCCAAGCCGCGCGGCTCAACCGTCCGTGGCCGCGGCGAAGTTTGGCGACGCAAACCACAAGTCGCCTCGCCGCCGCAAAACGCCTAGCAATTGCTCGTTGTCGTCGATCGCCGCCAACAACGAGATGGCCGGGTCGTGCGCCAACTGCAAAGGTCGGCCGTGCGCAAGTTCTTGCCGCAAGGTCGGGTCGATCCGTTGTTGCGGGATATCTCCCAGGGCCGCTAACGCCGGCAATAGGAACGACCGCCAGGCATCGGTCTCGAAAGCTTCGAGCGAGCAGCTCTGGTCGAGTGTGAAGCGGCCAACTGCCGTGCGGACCAGCGCGGTCATGACGGCTCCGGTGCCGAGTCCCGCGGCCAGGTCGCGACCCAGGGCCCGAACGTAGGTGCCCGAGCTGCAATCGATGTCAATTTCCAGGTGGGGATATTCGTACTTCAGCACTTCACAGCGGTCGACGCGAATGGGCCGCGGCGCGAGTTCCACCGCGCGCCCCGCCCGTGCCAGTCGATAAGAGCGCCGGCCGTCGACTTTGATGGCGGAGAAAGCCGGCGGGCGTTGCTGCAATTCGCCGGTGAGGTTGCCGGCGGCCGCCTCGATTTGGTCGCGCGAGGGCACAGGCGGCGCCTGCAATTCGACGAGCTCTCCCTCGATGTCGTCGGTTTCGCTGGTTACGCCGAGCTGGAAACCAGCGCGATACGACTTGGTCTGAGCCTGGACGAACTCGATCAATCGCGTGGCCCGACCAACGCAAACAACCAGCACGCCGGTCGCGAGGGGGTCGAGCGTTCCGGCGTGACCGGCTTTGGCGGGGCGAACGGCGCGCGCAACCACATCGATCGCGGCTCGCGAGGAGATCCCGCGCGGTTTAACGATGCTTATCAGGGCGCTCTCGATCGATGCAGACACGTTGTTCGCCGGATGGTGTGCGTGTTTGGTCACTGCGGTGTGCGGAGATCGACCATCCAGGCTGTGACCCCCCCGAGGTACCACCGTAGGGATTTTTTTCGTGTTACGAAAAGCGATTTGCGCGATTTTGGCGCCGCACTTGGACCGCACATTTGAACTTGATTAGTTCGCTAAGCAACGATTGGGCGGACGAGAACCATCAGACTGGGGGCGCGAGGGGGGACGATAAGCCCGTCGTGTTGTGATGCCCCCAGCCTCCGCAAGGGTAAATCCAGCAGACCTCCGGCCTAGTTCGGTTCTAGGATTCCATGAATCGCCGAATGGTCACAACTTGGGTGATTAGCCTAGCATTTCTCCAATCGCGCCATGTCTCCTGACCGGCAACAGAACGACGCGGCAGCCGAGCTCAGCCGGCAGTTGGGCGAAGTTGCTCACCAGCTCATGCAGGCTGTCGATGGAGATTGTGTTGGAACCATCGACGTCACTTCGGTCGATCCCCCCTTTCAGCTATTGCAGACGCAGGCGTATCGGCTGATCGATGTCACTCGGCAGGCGTTGGCCGCGCTGCAGCATCGCAATGCAGAACTCGAGTCGGCGCGGCGCGAGGTGGCGCATCATACCGCTACGGCTCGAGCGGCCTTGGCCCAGGCCGAGGCGGGCAATCGGGCCAAGAGTGAATTCCTGGCGAATATGAGCCACGAGATTCGCACCCCGATGACGGCCATCTTGGGCTACGCCAATTTGCTGCTCGAGGAAGACGACGTGGACGCTGCGCCGCCGCATCGCGTCCATGCATTTCGCATGATTCAGGACAACGGCCAACATCTGCTGCAGATCATCAACGATCTGCTCGACTTGTCGAAGATCGAGTCCGGCACGCTCGGCGTCGAAACGCGGCCTTGCTCGGTGACCGAGATCATCGCCGACGTGTTGGCGCAGCTCGACCATCGCGCTCAGGGAAAAAACATCGCGCTGCGCGTCGAATACGAAAGCGAAGTGCCCGTGTCCCT
This genomic interval carries:
- the truB gene encoding tRNA pseudouridine(55) synthase TruB, translated to MSASIESALISIVKPRGISSRAAIDVVARAVRPAKAGHAGTLDPLATGVLVVCVGRATRLIEFVQAQTKSYRAGFQLGVTSETDDIEGELVELQAPPVPSRDQIEAAAGNLTGELQQRPPAFSAIKVDGRRSYRLARAGRAVELAPRPIRVDRCEVLKYEYPHLEIDIDCSSGTYVRALGRDLAAGLGTGAVMTALVRTAVGRFTLDQSCSLEAFETDAWRSFLLPALAALGDIPQQRIDPTLRQELAHGRPLQLAHDPAISLLAAIDDNEQLLGVLRRRGDLWFASPNFAAATDG